In Janthinobacterium agaricidamnosum NBRC 102515 = DSM 9628, the DNA window TTGATGCACGCCTTCGCCATCGGTCCGGCCGCCGTGTCGGGCGCGGTGTCGGCCTACGCCTGGTGCGCCGGTTTGTCCGGCTTGCTGGCCATCACGTATATCGACCGTTTCGACCGCAAGAACTTGTTGCTGATGATGTTTTGCCTGTTCACGCTGTCGAACCTGGCGTGCGCGATGGCGCCGAATTTCCACGTGCTGGTGCTGTCGCGCGCGTTTGCCGGACTGACCGGCGGCGTGCTGGGCGCCATCATCATGGCCATCATCGGCGACGTGATTCCCGCCGAGCGCCGCGGCGCCGCGTCCGGCATCGTCATGACGTCGTTCAGCCTGGCCGCGGTGGCCGGCGTGCCGCTCGGCGTCAGCCTGGCGGCGCACTTCAACTGGGCCGCGCCGTTTTATTTGCTGGTCATCTTTTCGCTGCTGATCTGGCTCGGCGCGGCGCGCGTCTTGCCGGAATTGAACAGTCACCGTGCCGGCAAGCCGGCCACGCTGGCCGAAGTCTTGCCCAACCTGCTGAACCTGTTCCGCGAGCGGCGCCATCTGTATGCGTTCTTGCTGTCCATGATGAATATTACGGCCAGCATGCTGGTGATCCCGTTTATTTCGCCTGTACTGGTCGGCAATCTCGGCATCGCGCCGGGCGATATCGGCTGGGCTTACCTGGCGGGCGGCGCGACGACGCTGTTCACCGCGCGCTGGATCGGCAAATGGTCGGACCGCAGCGGCAAGCACCGGGCGTACCGCCTGGTGGCGCTGTTTTCGATCTTGCCCATGCTGTTTGTCACGCATATGCCGCAACTGTCCTTGCTGGCGGTTATGGTGACTTTCTCTTTCTTTATGATCCCTGTTTCCGGGCGTAATATCCCGATGCAAGCATTGCTGACCACGATACCGGAACCGTCGCGGCGCGGCGCCTTTCTCAGCGCCAATTCGGCGATCCAGCAAGTGGGCAGCGGGCTGGGCGCATGGCTGGGCGGCCTGACCTTGCAGGTCGACAGCGCCGGCCACATCAGCGGTTATGGCATCAATGGCTGGATCGCGGCCGGGGTGACCTTGTTTACCGTGCTGTGGGTGGGCCGCGTGCAAGCGCAGTCGCCGGCGACGATCTTGCCGACGACGCCAACAGCGGCTTGACGCGGATGAGTTACTGGGCGCCGCTGCGCTGCATCGGCCGCTTTTCCTTGCGCCAGCGATCCAGGCTCAGCAATTCATCGCCGATCAAGTCTTCCACCAGGATCTCTGTGCTGTGCTGGGCGACCAGGAAGCTTTCCCAGCGGTGCGCCGCTTCGGGAGTATTTTCGACAAAGCTCAATTGCCAGTAGCTCTTGCCTTCGATCAGCATCGGCTCGGGATCGTATTCGATCACCGCGCCATGCGATTTGCCGGCCGATTGTTGTTCGATGCAGGCCGACCATGCTTGCAACTCAGGCAGGCTCATCAGGTCTGCCAGCGCTTGCTCCTTGCTGCGCGCGCCAGCTTTCGGCGCGGTTGCCGCCGGCGCAGCCGCTGATGCGGTAGCGGATGCCGTAGCTACGGCAGCAACCGGCGCAGTGACTGCCGGTTGAGCGTGCCAATAATAGCCGGCCAGTCCGGCCGCCAGCAAGCCGGCCAGTGTCCCTGCGATAACCGCGGTTTTCGACGATGATGCGGATTGCGACATGATGGACGGCCTTTGCTGGGTGACGTTGCTGAAATAGTTGCAGGAGTAGTTGCGGGAATACTAAACCAAAGTCATGCAGGGGACAATCATTGTCCGTGAGTGGCGTTCACTGCGACGGTTTTTTCCAGAAAAAAAGGCTATCTCCAACAGAAGATAGCCTTTCGGTGATGCCGATGGCAGGTCTGGCGCAGTCGTTACCCCGCGCCTTGACCCGCCCGCAATTACATCATGCCGTCCATACCGCCCATGCCGCCCATACCACCCATGCCGCCGCCCATGCCGCCGGCTGCTTTGTCTTCTGGGACTTCGCATACCATGCAATCGGTGGTCAGCATCAGCGATGCGATCGATGCGGCGTTTTGCAGGGCCGAACGGGTGACTTTTGCTGGATCCAGCACGCCCATTTCAACCATGTCGCCGTAGGTGCCGTTGGCGGCGTTGTAACCGTAGTTACCTTTGCCGGCCAATACCGCGGCCACGACCACCGAAGCTTCGTCGCCGGCGTTTTGCACGATCATGCGCAGCGGCTCTTCCATTGCGCGCAGAACGATCTTGATGCCTGCGTCCTGGTCGGCGTTGTCGCCTTTGACGGTGATGTTGGCGCGTGCGCGCAGCAGGGCTACGCCGCCGCCTGGCACGATGCCTTCTTCCACGGCGGCGCGGGTCGCGTGCAGTGCATCTTCAACGCGGGCTTTTTTCTCTTTCATTTCGACTTCGGTGGCTGCGCCAACCTTGATCACTGCAACGCCGCCGGCCAGTTTGGCCACGCGCTCTTGCAGTTTTTCACGGTCGTAGTCCGAGGTCGCTTCTTCGATTTGCACGCGCACTTGCTTGACGCGCGCTTCGATCGAGCCAGCTTCGCCGGCGCCATCGATGACGATGGTGTTTTCTTTGCCGACTTCGATACGCTTGGCCTGGCCCAGTTCGGCCAGCGTGACTTTTTCCAGCGTCAGGCCGACTTCTTCGGCGATCACCTGGCCGCCGGTCAGCACAGCGATGTCTTCCAGCATGGCTTTGCGGCGGTCGCCGAAGCCTGGTGCTTTCACTGCGCAAGTTTTCAGGATGCCGCGGATGTTGTTGACCACCAGGGTCGCCAGCGCTTCGCCTTCGATGTCTTCTGCGATGATCAGCAGTGGACGGCCGGCTTTGGCGACTTGTTCCAGTACCGGCAGCAGATCGCGGATGTTCGAGATTTTCTTGTCGCACAGCAGGACGAATGGATTGTCCAGGATGGCAACTTGTTTCTCTTGGTTGTTGATGAAGTATGGCGACAGGTAGCCGCGGTCGAATTGCATACCTTCAACGATATCCAGTTCGTCGTTCAGCGATTTACCGTCTTCCACGGTGATCACGCCTTCTTTGCCGACTTTTTCCATCGCTTCGGCGATACGCTCGCCGATCGACGCATCCGAGTTGGCCGAGATCGAACCGACTTGGGCGATTTCCTTGGTGGTGGTGCAAGGACGGGCGATTTTAGCCAGCTCTTCGACGGTGGCTGCAACAGCCTTGTCGATGCCGCGCTTCAAGTCCATCGGGTTCATGCCGGCGGCAACGAACTTCATGCCTTCGCGCACGATGGCTTGCGCCAGCACGGTCGCGGTGGTGGTGCCGTCGCCGGCGTTGTCGCTGGTGCGGGAAGCGACTTCCTTGACCATTTGCGCGCCCATGTTCATGAGCTTGTCTTTCAGTTCGATCTCTTTAGCGACCGACACGCCGTCCTTGGTGACGGTAGGGGCGCCGAACGAACGCTCCAGTACCACGTTGCGGCCTTTCGGACCCAGCGTGACCTTGACTGCGTTGGCGAGGATGTTGACGCCTTCAACCATTTTGGCGCGCGCTGCGTCGCCGAAAACTACTTCTTTAGCTGCCATGTTTAATGCTCCTGAATTTCGTGGAATAAGTATCTAAAACGAAACAATTCGTTGATTACTTGACGACGATCGCCATGATGTCTTCTTCGCGCATGACCAGCAGCTCATCGCCGTCAACCTTGACGGTTTGGCCGGCGTACTTGCCGAACAGGACGCGGTCGCCGACTTTGACATCCAGAGGACGTACTTTGCCGTCGTCGAGAATCTTGCCATTGCCTACGGCCAGAACTTCGCCTTGATCCGGTTTTTCGGCAGCTGCATCAGGAATGATGAGGCCGGACGCGGTTTTGGTTTCCTGGTCGAGGCGTTTGACGATAACGCGATCGTTCAATGGGCGCAGATTCATACAAAACTCCTTAAAGATCAATGGATAGATATTGCTTGGTTGATTGCAAGGTACCCTCGTTACAGGGTCCGCAGTCGGTCGATTGCCGTTTCAGTTTGCTTAAAGCGGCTAGAAAGAGTTGTTAGCACTCTCTACTAACGAGTGCCAATTATAGGGACGGTATGTGGCTAATTCAAGTGTGCATGCATTTATTTCATAAGCATGCTCGAATTCCGCAGCCCTGAATGCATGCGGCTTGCGCTGTCTCAAGCAGTTCCCCGGGCGTCGGCGGGATTATGTCGATTTACTATCAACTATCAGATGTCGATTGTCTTTGTTCATGGAGCCTCTTGCAGTGGGCAAATTGACGCTCCAGGGCTTGCCTATGCTGCGATATGGTCAGCCTTTATTTGTTGCACTTGCATCATTTTCAGCTGGCGGTGCCGGATTCATGGAGATCCGGCACCGCCATGAACCTGGCGCATCGCGGCGGCAGCCAGGCTGCACGTAAAGTACAAATAAGCGGCAAATAAGCGTCACTTTCGAATCCGATGCCTGCCTGATGCCGATAATGGCACTTTGGAAAGCATGCTGGCCGGGAAATCTTGATGTAGATTCCGTAAATATGTGT includes these proteins:
- a CDS encoding MFS transporter; the encoded protein is MHTPVLPSALPLLSAGRERALLWLLALIQFTVIMDFMVMMPLAPQLMHAFAIGPAAVSGAVSAYAWCAGLSGLLAITYIDRFDRKNLLLMMFCLFTLSNLACAMAPNFHVLVLSRAFAGLTGGVLGAIIMAIIGDVIPAERRGAASGIVMTSFSLAAVAGVPLGVSLAAHFNWAAPFYLLVIFSLLIWLGAARVLPELNSHRAGKPATLAEVLPNLLNLFRERRHLYAFLLSMMNITASMLVIPFISPVLVGNLGIAPGDIGWAYLAGGATTLFTARWIGKWSDRSGKHRAYRLVALFSILPMLFVTHMPQLSLLAVMVTFSFFMIPVSGRNIPMQALLTTIPEPSRRGAFLSANSAIQQVGSGLGAWLGGLTLQVDSAGHISGYGINGWIAAGVTLFTVLWVGRVQAQSPATILPTTPTAA
- the groL gene encoding chaperonin GroEL (60 kDa chaperone family; promotes refolding of misfolded polypeptides especially under stressful conditions; forms two stacked rings of heptamers to form a barrel-shaped 14mer; ends can be capped by GroES; misfolded proteins enter the barrel where they are refolded when GroES binds), producing the protein MAAKEVVFGDAARAKMVEGVNILANAVKVTLGPKGRNVVLERSFGAPTVTKDGVSVAKEIELKDKLMNMGAQMVKEVASRTSDNAGDGTTTATVLAQAIVREGMKFVAAGMNPMDLKRGIDKAVAATVEELAKIARPCTTTKEIAQVGSISANSDASIGERIAEAMEKVGKEGVITVEDGKSLNDELDIVEGMQFDRGYLSPYFINNQEKQVAILDNPFVLLCDKKISNIRDLLPVLEQVAKAGRPLLIIAEDIEGEALATLVVNNIRGILKTCAVKAPGFGDRRKAMLEDIAVLTGGQVIAEEVGLTLEKVTLAELGQAKRIEVGKENTIVIDGAGEAGSIEARVKQVRVQIEEATSDYDREKLQERVAKLAGGVAVIKVGAATEVEMKEKKARVEDALHATRAAVEEGIVPGGGVALLRARANITVKGDNADQDAGIKIVLRAMEEPLRMIVQNAGDEASVVVAAVLAGKGNYGYNAANGTYGDMVEMGVLDPAKVTRSALQNAASIASLMLTTDCMVCEVPEDKAAGGMGGGMGGMGGMGGMDGMM
- the groES gene encoding co-chaperone GroES; protein product: MNLRPLNDRVIVKRLDQETKTASGLIIPDAAAEKPDQGEVLAVGNGKILDDGKVRPLDVKVGDRVLFGKYAGQTVKVDGDELLVMREEDIMAIVVK